One genomic region from Lacerta agilis isolate rLacAgi1 chromosome 13, rLacAgi1.pri, whole genome shotgun sequence encodes:
- the LOC117056986 gene encoding uncharacterized protein LOC117056986 produces MKEKEGPPIYAIFILLLISGGWTEGSWRGYRSRRSYPIALNPCPAFPISSTYCSSVSRADLNSTLEEPCQFTLPQYACGSADQISNLTSSELASILKCSITDSEAQLDQGAFLMLFDNVDKDTLQAALNQINLQVSGDQISPRAKTFLLNAAWEKIKADPRVQSAGFLASWFQDTMHSYLAAINSNVLECMTQLPITCDGFTTLVQALDSAYSAMDSSTKQQVANWIGRFLTIHSCPKSSPKEWIQSNWKSFLNNASYNDLTKAWSGFEGFAALDVLTASQLAQLTIARGVLANASLTEAVAQTLRSQSIRYMEDYLTKLSLLPLEPSPDRGASYLLLETVLRKVNESFPDLCSPSLKDLFQVKLMRFLPVADAKILELFPTKIGCKDFRDM; encoded by the exons ATGAAGGAAAAAGAGGGCCCGCCCATTTACGCGATCTTTATTTTGCTACTCATTTCAG GGGGCTGGACGGAAGGCAGCTGGCGTGGTTATCGCTCTCGCCGATCCTATCCTATTGCTTTGAATCCA TGTCCGGCCTTCCCAATCT CATCAACCTACTGCTCCTCCGTCAGCAG GGCAGACCTAAACTCCACGCTTGAAGAACCATGCCAGTTTACACTGCCACAGTATGCTTGTGGCTCAGCAGACCAG ATCTCCAACCTGACGTCAAGTGAGCTGGCCTCCATCCTCAAGTGTTCCATCACAGACTCTGAGGCCCAGCTGGACCAAGGGGCTTTCTTGATGCTCTTTGATAATGTTGACAAAGACACGCTCCAGGCAGCTCTGAATCAGATAAATCTGCAG GTCTCTGGGGACCAAATCTCACCGAGAGCCAAAACCTTCTTGCTGAATGCAGCATGGGAAAAGATCAAGGCAGACCCCCGGGTCCAGAGTGCGGGGTTCCTTGCCTCTTGGTTTCAAGACACGATGCACTCCTACCTGGCAGCGATAAACTCCAATGTCCTAGAGTGCATGACTCAGCTTCCCATCACTTGTGATGGCTTCACTACTCT TGTCCAGGCTCTGGACAGTGCATATTCTGCGATGGACAGCAGCACAAAGCAACAGGTTGCCAACTGGATCGGGAGATTCCTTACTATACACA GCTGCCCAAAGAGTTCACCCAAGGAATGGATTCAGAGCAACTGGAAGAGTTTCCTGAACAATGCCTCATACAATGACCTTACAAAGGCTTGGAGTGGATTCGAAGGG TTTGCAGCTTTGGATGTCCTGACGGCCTCCCAGCTTGCCCAACTGACCATTGCTCGTGGTGTCCTGGCCAATGCCAGCCTGACAGAAGCTGTTGCCCAAACCCTCCGCAGCCAGAGCATCCGCTACATGGAAGATTACTTGACTAAGTTATCCCTGTTGCCCCTGGAGCCCTCACCTGACCGCGGAGCCAGCTATCTGTTGCTGGAGACCGTTCTGAGGAAGGTGAACGAGAGCTTCCCTGACCTCTGCTCACCCTCCTTGAAAGACCTGTTTCAGGTGAAACTGATGAGGTTCCTGCCTGTTGCTGATGCAAAGATCCTGGAGCTTTTCCCGACC